A single window of Kitasatospora sp. HUAS MG31 DNA harbors:
- a CDS encoding trimeric intracellular cation channel family protein: MTSQIFPPGVQQALDLIGIFVFALSGGLLAVRKNMDIFGICVLAEATALGGGVLRDLVIGATPVAAFSNLGYFSTPLVAGLVVFFLHPEVERINRAVQTLDAAGLGLFCVTGTIKAHDYGLGSVSSVALGMLTAAGGGVVRDLLAMEPPSLLRWDREIYAVPALVGATVVAVLIATDHLTPLTATAAALTAFVIRILALRYGWRAPRAWHRNGSRTSEE, from the coding sequence GTGACCTCGCAAATCTTCCCGCCCGGGGTTCAGCAGGCGCTGGACCTCATCGGCATCTTCGTCTTCGCCCTCTCCGGTGGCCTGCTCGCCGTCCGCAAGAACATGGACATCTTCGGCATCTGCGTGCTGGCCGAGGCGACCGCGCTGGGCGGCGGAGTCCTGCGGGACCTGGTGATCGGGGCCACCCCGGTGGCGGCGTTCAGCAACCTCGGGTACTTCAGCACCCCGCTGGTCGCCGGACTGGTCGTGTTCTTCCTGCACCCGGAGGTCGAGCGGATCAACCGCGCGGTGCAGACCCTGGACGCCGCCGGCCTCGGGCTGTTCTGCGTCACCGGCACCATCAAGGCCCACGACTACGGACTCGGCTCGGTCTCCTCGGTGGCCCTCGGCATGCTCACCGCGGCCGGCGGCGGCGTGGTCCGCGACCTGCTGGCCATGGAACCGCCCTCGCTGCTCCGCTGGGACCGGGAGATCTACGCCGTGCCCGCCCTGGTCGGCGCCACCGTGGTCGCGGTGCTGATCGCCACCGACCACCTGACCCCGCTCACCGCCACCGCGGCCGCGCTCACCGCCTTCGTGATCCGGATCCTCGCCCTCAGGTACGGCTGGCGCGCACCTCGTGCTTGGCACCGCAACGGTTCTCGCACCAGCGAGGAGTAG
- a CDS encoding TIGR00730 family Rossman fold protein gives MNITVFCSAYSLDARYTAPAAEFARLLGEAGHTLVWGGSHAGLMGLLADGVKEAGGRLVGISVELLAHKTYEGADELVMTADLAERKAQLLARADAVVVLVGGLGTLDEVTEVLELKKHALHDKPVVVLDTEGFYAGLRTQLERMDQEGFLPRSLAELITFAATPAEAFARLDRAS, from the coding sequence ATGAACATCACCGTCTTCTGCTCCGCCTACTCGCTGGACGCCCGCTACACCGCCCCCGCCGCCGAGTTCGCCCGGCTGCTCGGCGAGGCGGGCCACACCCTGGTCTGGGGCGGCTCGCACGCCGGACTCATGGGCCTGCTCGCCGACGGCGTCAAGGAGGCCGGCGGCCGGCTGGTCGGCATCTCCGTCGAGCTGCTCGCCCACAAGACCTACGAGGGCGCCGACGAGCTGGTCATGACCGCCGACCTGGCCGAGCGCAAGGCCCAGCTGCTGGCCCGGGCCGACGCGGTCGTGGTGCTGGTCGGCGGGCTCGGCACGCTCGACGAGGTCACCGAGGTGCTGGAGCTCAAGAAGCACGCCCTGCACGACAAGCCCGTGGTGGTCCTGGACACCGAGGGCTTCTACGCGGGCCTGCGCACCCAGCTGGAGCGGATGGACCAGGAGGGCTTCCTGCCCCGTTCGCTCGCCGAGCTGATCACCTTCGCCGCCACCCCCGCCGAGGCGTTCGCCCGGCTCGACCGCGCCAGCTGA
- a CDS encoding IclR family transcriptional regulator: MSQTVDRALTILASLGDGPASLEQAAATIGVHKSTALRLLRTLQEHGFVTRQSDHRYRLGGRLLSLAQQALDGIDVRQVAAPYLASLNERYGHSVHLSVLEDGEVLYLDRVESRYPDRPAGRPGSAARIGRRAPAAATAAGKVLLASLPEDRLAAFVAAQDFPAHTPRAIRTAEEFLAELAEVRRRGWAVDQAEYLSTVNCIAAPIAGSEGAAIAACSISAPPWAASVAELSRLLPELLCTVEAISLAYGGSPTPRWCENRCGAKHEVRASRT, from the coding sequence GTGTCGCAGACGGTCGACCGGGCGTTGACGATCCTGGCCTCGCTGGGCGACGGCCCGGCCTCCCTGGAGCAGGCGGCGGCCACCATCGGGGTGCACAAGTCCACGGCGCTGCGGCTGCTGCGCACGCTGCAGGAACACGGCTTCGTGACCCGCCAGTCCGACCACCGCTACCGGCTCGGCGGCCGGCTCCTGTCGCTCGCCCAGCAGGCGCTGGACGGCATCGACGTCCGCCAGGTCGCCGCGCCGTACCTGGCCTCCCTGAACGAGCGGTACGGGCACAGCGTGCACCTGTCGGTGCTGGAGGACGGCGAGGTGCTCTACCTGGACCGGGTGGAGAGCCGCTACCCGGACCGGCCGGCCGGCCGCCCCGGTTCGGCGGCCCGGATCGGGCGGCGCGCCCCGGCGGCGGCCACCGCGGCGGGCAAGGTGCTGCTGGCCTCCCTGCCCGAGGACCGGCTGGCGGCGTTCGTCGCCGCCCAGGACTTCCCCGCGCACACCCCGCGGGCGATCCGGACGGCCGAGGAGTTCCTGGCCGAGCTGGCGGAGGTGCGGCGGCGCGGCTGGGCGGTGGACCAGGCGGAGTACCTGTCCACGGTGAACTGCATCGCCGCCCCGATCGCGGGCTCGGAGGGCGCCGCCATCGCCGCCTGCTCGATCTCCGCGCCGCCCTGGGCGGCCTCGGTGGCCGAATTGAGCCGGCTGCTGCCGGAGCTGCTGTGCACGGTGGAGGCCATCTCGCTGGCGTACGGCGGCTCCCCTACTCCTCGCTGGTGCGAGAACCGTTGCGGTGCCAAGCACGAGGTGCGCGCCAGCCGTACCTGA
- a CDS encoding class I SAM-dependent methyltransferase, with protein sequence MTSGGFAEFERRGWARRSGTYDGGFGAMTAAAHRPMLAAAGELAGSRVLEVGCGTGRLAALAADRGAEVVATDAVAGMVEEAAAALPGIRVLEAALPGLPFPDGEFDAALGAFVINHVPDPPAAAADLHRVLRPGGRTVLTCWDALARNRAQGVFFDAVAETGAARPDGVPDTSPFARYAGAEGLAGLLRAAGFTEVRVERLEWTHRVDPDRWWHAVLGGTVLTSSLIEGQPPQTVRRIRAAYDRLAAGYPEGLPVAALLAVGTRPA encoded by the coding sequence ATGACCAGCGGCGGTTTCGCCGAGTTCGAGCGGCGCGGGTGGGCCCGGCGCAGCGGCACCTACGACGGCGGGTTCGGCGCGATGACCGCGGCCGCGCACCGGCCGATGCTGGCCGCGGCGGGGGAGCTGGCCGGCTCCCGGGTGCTGGAGGTCGGCTGCGGCACCGGCCGGCTGGCCGCGCTGGCGGCCGACCGCGGCGCCGAGGTGGTGGCCACCGACGCGGTGGCCGGGATGGTGGAGGAGGCCGCGGCCGCCCTCCCCGGGATCCGGGTGCTGGAGGCCGCCCTGCCCGGACTTCCCTTCCCCGACGGGGAGTTCGACGCGGCACTGGGCGCCTTCGTGATCAACCACGTGCCCGATCCGCCGGCCGCCGCAGCAGACCTGCACCGGGTGCTCCGCCCCGGCGGCCGGACCGTCCTCACCTGCTGGGACGCGCTGGCCCGCAACCGCGCCCAGGGCGTCTTCTTCGACGCGGTGGCCGAGACCGGCGCCGCCCGCCCGGACGGCGTCCCGGACACCTCGCCGTTCGCCCGGTACGCCGGCGCCGAGGGGCTGGCCGGGCTGCTTCGCGCGGCCGGATTCACGGAGGTCCGGGTGGAGCGGCTGGAGTGGACCCACCGGGTCGACCCGGACCGCTGGTGGCACGCGGTGCTCGGCGGGACGGTGCTCACCTCCTCGCTGATCGAGGGCCAGCCGCCGCAGACCGTCCGCCGGATCCGGGCCGCCTACGACCGGCTCGCCGCCGGGTACCCGGAGGGCCTCCCGGTGGCGGCGCTGCTGGCGGTCGGCACCCGCCCGGCGTAG
- the mnmA gene encoding tRNA 2-thiouridine(34) synthase MnmA gives MTDFPGAPTAPSDGRRLRVLAAMSGGVDSAVAAARAAEAGHEVTGVHLALSSNPQSFRTGARGCCTLEDSRDARRAADVIGIPFYVWDLAERFREDVIDDFVAEYAAGRTPNPCLRCNEKIKFAALLDKAVALGFDAVCTGHYARIVDLPDGTRELHRAVDAAKDQSYVLGVLDAEQLAHSLFPLGDTTKEAIRAEAEQRGLAVAKKPDSHDICFIADGDTQGFLARHLGTATGDILDVDGTKLGEHEGAYGFTIGQRKGLRIGRPAADGKPRYVLDISPVNNTVTVGPAEGLDVLGLTAIKPRWCGTPAAGEGRYTAQLRAHGEEVPVTAELVDGELRVRLDTPARGIAPGQAVVLYDGTRVVGSATIASTERRTVTA, from the coding sequence ATGACTGACTTCCCCGGTGCTCCGACCGCTCCGTCCGATGGCCGTCGACTGCGTGTGCTGGCGGCGATGTCCGGCGGGGTGGACTCCGCCGTCGCCGCCGCGCGGGCGGCGGAGGCGGGCCACGAGGTGACCGGGGTGCACCTGGCGCTGTCCTCGAACCCGCAGTCCTTCCGGACCGGCGCCCGCGGCTGCTGCACCCTGGAGGACTCCCGCGACGCCCGCCGCGCCGCCGACGTGATCGGCATCCCGTTCTACGTCTGGGACCTCGCCGAGCGGTTCCGCGAGGACGTGATCGACGACTTCGTCGCCGAGTACGCCGCCGGCCGGACCCCCAACCCGTGCCTGCGCTGCAACGAGAAGATCAAGTTCGCCGCGCTGCTGGACAAGGCCGTCGCCCTCGGCTTCGACGCCGTGTGCACCGGCCACTACGCCCGGATCGTGGACCTGCCCGACGGCACCCGCGAGCTGCACCGCGCGGTCGACGCCGCCAAGGACCAGAGCTACGTCCTCGGCGTGCTGGACGCCGAGCAGCTGGCGCACTCGCTCTTCCCGCTCGGCGACACCACCAAGGAGGCGATCCGCGCCGAGGCGGAGCAGCGGGGCCTGGCCGTCGCCAAGAAGCCGGACAGCCACGACATCTGCTTCATCGCGGACGGCGACACCCAGGGCTTCCTGGCCCGCCACCTCGGTACCGCCACCGGCGACATCCTGGACGTCGACGGCACCAAGCTCGGCGAGCACGAGGGCGCGTACGGGTTCACCATCGGCCAGCGCAAGGGCCTGCGGATCGGGCGTCCGGCCGCCGACGGCAAGCCGCGGTACGTGCTCGACATCTCCCCGGTGAACAACACGGTCACGGTCGGCCCGGCCGAGGGGCTGGACGTGCTGGGGCTGACCGCGATCAAGCCGCGCTGGTGCGGTACCCCCGCCGCCGGGGAGGGCCGGTACACCGCGCAGCTGCGGGCGCACGGCGAGGAGGTGCCGGTGACCGCCGAGCTGGTCGACGGCGAGCTGCGGGTCCGGCTGGACACCCCCGCCCGGGGCATCGCGCCCGGCCAGGCGGTGGTGCTGTACGACGGCACCCGGGTGGTCGGCTCGGCCACCATCGCGAGCACCGAGCGCCGTACCGTCACCGCCTGA
- a CDS encoding methionine synthase: protein MSTEHPFPDLQGAATGVGSLPGTDAREAARTVAGELERLPFLPELPARGPGADMIGRGAGLLVELFAQTEPSGWRFTDRPGRDTRRAHSWLGEDLDALEEFTQDYTGPLKLQAVGPWTLAASIELKHGEKALADPGACRDIAESLTEGLRRHLADLRRRVPGAQPVLQLDEPSLPAVLAGSVKTASGFQRLRAVDRQHAEEALRGVIRALDVPVAVHCCAPGVPLPLLRRAGAAAVSLDFSLLTERDDEDLGEAIEGGTAILAGVVPSTDGAAAQSGLVSDPAGSVHAVRTLWRRLGLDPELLGRRVLVTPTCGLAGASPGYARRALSLSVKAARSLVDSPE from the coding sequence GTGAGCACTGAGCACCCCTTCCCCGACCTGCAGGGCGCCGCCACCGGTGTCGGCTCGCTGCCCGGCACCGACGCGCGCGAGGCCGCCCGGACCGTGGCCGGCGAGCTGGAGCGGCTCCCGTTCCTGCCCGAGCTGCCGGCCCGCGGCCCCGGCGCCGACATGATCGGACGCGGCGCCGGCCTGCTGGTGGAACTGTTCGCCCAGACCGAGCCCAGCGGCTGGCGGTTCACCGACCGCCCCGGCCGGGACACCCGGCGCGCCCACTCCTGGCTCGGCGAGGACCTGGACGCCCTGGAGGAGTTCACCCAGGACTACACGGGCCCGCTCAAGCTGCAGGCCGTCGGCCCGTGGACGCTTGCCGCCTCGATCGAGCTGAAGCACGGCGAGAAGGCGCTCGCCGACCCCGGCGCCTGCCGGGACATCGCCGAGTCCCTCACCGAGGGCCTGCGCCGCCACCTCGCCGACCTCCGCCGCCGGGTGCCCGGCGCACAGCCCGTCCTGCAGCTGGACGAGCCCTCGCTGCCGGCCGTGCTCGCCGGGTCGGTGAAGACCGCCAGCGGCTTCCAGCGGCTGCGCGCGGTCGACCGCCAGCACGCCGAGGAGGCGCTGCGCGGGGTGATCCGCGCCCTGGACGTCCCGGTGGCAGTGCACTGCTGCGCACCCGGCGTGCCCCTCCCGCTGCTGCGCCGGGCGGGCGCCGCCGCCGTCTCGCTGGACTTCTCGCTGCTGACCGAGCGTGACGACGAGGACCTCGGCGAGGCGATCGAGGGCGGGACGGCGATCCTCGCCGGCGTGGTGCCCTCCACGGACGGGGCCGCGGCTCAATCAGGGCTCGTGTCAGACCCGGCCGGTAGTGTCCATGCTGTCAGGACGTTGTGGCGCAGGCTCGGGCTGGATCCGGAGCTCCTGGGCCGCCGGGTGCTGGTGACACCGACGTGCGGGCTGGCGGGGGCTTCCCCCGGTTATGCCCGGCGGGCGCTGTCGCTGAGCGTGAAGGCGGCGCGGAGCCTGGTCGACTCGCCCGAGTGA
- a CDS encoding ferritin-like domain-containing protein, with translation MLSARSLFQEIHDNDEAFRLFCSIAAKGEDQGGWENGRISRLVPDPVLAPKVARHGADEDKHGRIFNALMHKRGLDPVTVPDDTDYTMMLERQGIGLAHARLRREEQLTEQDVITYLAHSRVTEQRAAEQMQLLKGIFGDHPVLGRAVRMISNDEDNHLAFCHEELLRLAALGHGRAILNTLQLTARAEIRTYRDVSLAVMAHMGEILRWPRAKSAVLAAGIHAVYLYERLGGWRRMTTLRMPERLNALGGPAPTETFA, from the coding sequence GTGCTCTCGGCGCGCAGTCTGTTCCAGGAGATCCACGACAACGACGAGGCCTTCCGGCTGTTCTGCTCGATCGCGGCCAAGGGCGAGGACCAGGGCGGTTGGGAGAACGGCCGGATCTCCCGGCTCGTCCCCGACCCGGTCCTCGCCCCCAAGGTGGCCCGGCACGGCGCCGACGAGGACAAGCACGGGCGGATCTTCAACGCGCTGATGCACAAGCGCGGCCTGGACCCGGTGACCGTCCCGGACGACACCGACTACACGATGATGCTGGAGCGCCAGGGCATCGGCCTGGCCCACGCCCGGCTCCGCCGCGAGGAGCAGCTCACCGAGCAGGACGTGATCACGTACCTGGCGCACAGCCGGGTCACCGAGCAGCGGGCCGCCGAGCAGATGCAGCTGCTGAAGGGGATCTTCGGCGACCACCCGGTGCTGGGCCGGGCGGTCAGGATGATCTCCAACGACGAGGACAACCACCTGGCGTTCTGCCACGAGGAGCTGCTCCGGCTGGCCGCCCTCGGCCACGGCCGCGCCATCCTGAACACCCTCCAGCTGACCGCCCGGGCCGAGATCCGCACCTACCGGGACGTCAGCCTGGCGGTGATGGCGCACATGGGCGAGATCCTGCGCTGGCCCAGGGCGAAGTCGGCGGTGCTGGCGGCCGGTATCCACGCGGTGTACCTCTACGAGCGGCTCGGCGGCTGGCGCCGGATGACCACGCTGCGGATGCCGGAGCGGCTGAACGCGCTCGGCGGGCCGGCCCCGACCGAGACCTTCGCCTGA
- a CDS encoding ABC transporter ATP-binding protein encodes MSKEDLSKGDKPFLSVRDLRVHFPTEDGLVKSVDGLTFDLEKGKTLGIVGESGSGKSVTSLSIMGLHRTGTKRGAPRISGEIWLDGEELIGADADRVRKLRGQKMAMIFQDPLTAMHPYFTVGAQIVEGYRAHHPGASKKEARKRAIEMLDRVGIPQPDKRVDSYPHEFSGGMRQRAMIAMALVNDPSLLIADEPTTALDVTVQAQILDLIRDLQQEFGSAVIIITHDLGVVAELADDILVMYGGKSIERGPAATLFEAPEHPYTWGLLGSMPRLDRELQDRLVPVKGTPPSLINVPSGCAFHPRCPYAELTGGRSTTELPVLAEAAPRHYAACHLPIAERHRIFAEEIAPRL; translated from the coding sequence ATGAGCAAGGAAGACCTGAGCAAGGGCGACAAGCCCTTCCTCTCGGTGCGGGACCTGCGGGTGCACTTCCCGACCGAGGACGGCCTGGTCAAGTCGGTGGACGGCCTGACCTTCGACCTGGAGAAGGGCAAGACGCTCGGCATCGTCGGCGAGTCCGGCTCCGGCAAGTCCGTCACCTCGCTGTCGATCATGGGCCTGCACCGCACCGGCACCAAGCGCGGCGCTCCGAGGATCTCCGGCGAGATCTGGCTGGACGGCGAGGAGCTGATCGGCGCCGACGCCGACCGGGTCCGCAAGCTGCGCGGCCAGAAGATGGCGATGATCTTCCAGGACCCGCTGACCGCGATGCACCCCTACTTCACGGTCGGCGCCCAGATCGTCGAGGGCTACCGCGCCCACCACCCCGGCGCCTCCAAGAAGGAGGCCCGCAAGCGGGCGATCGAGATGCTCGACCGGGTCGGCATCCCGCAGCCCGACAAGCGGGTGGACTCCTACCCGCACGAGTTCTCCGGCGGCATGCGCCAGCGCGCGATGATCGCCATGGCCCTGGTCAACGACCCGTCGCTGCTGATCGCCGACGAGCCGACCACCGCGCTCGACGTCACCGTCCAGGCCCAGATCCTCGACCTGATCCGGGACCTGCAGCAGGAGTTCGGCTCGGCCGTCATCATCATCACGCACGACCTCGGCGTGGTGGCCGAACTGGCCGACGACATCCTGGTGATGTACGGCGGCAAGTCCATCGAGCGCGGCCCCGCGGCCACCCTCTTCGAGGCCCCCGAGCACCCCTACACCTGGGGCCTGCTCGGCTCGATGCCCCGGCTCGACCGCGAACTCCAGGACCGGCTCGTCCCGGTCAAGGGCACCCCGCCGAGCCTGATCAACGTGCCGTCCGGCTGTGCCTTCCACCCGCGCTGCCCGTACGCCGAGCTGACCGGCGGACGCTCCACCACCGAGCTGCCCGTGCTGGCCGAGGCCGCGCCCCGGCACTACGCCGCCTGCCACCTGCCGATCGCCGAACGCCACCGGATCTTCGCCGAAGAGATCGCGCCCCGGCTGTGA
- a CDS encoding ABC transporter ATP-binding protein — protein MTDSSTATIPAPTPAPDREPLLRVTGLTRHFPVTKGLLRRQVAAVRAVDGIDLSVNAGETLGVVGESGCGKSTMGRLVTRLDEPTGGKIEFEGTDITHLGVRAMRPLRRDIQMIFQDPYSSLNPRHTVGTIVGAPFRLQKVATEGGVKKAVQELLELCGLSPEHYNRYPHEFSGGQRQRIGIARALALKPKMIVADEPVSALDVSIQAQVVNLLDDLQQELGLTYLIIAHDLSVVRHVSDRVAVMYLGKVVEVADRDSLYSSPMHPYTNALMSAVPVPDPRRKETGGGRERILLTGDVPSPLNPPSGCRFRTRCWKAQDICATEQPALVAAKPGHQVACHFPEGGA, from the coding sequence ATGACGGACTCATCGACGGCGACGATCCCGGCACCCACGCCCGCGCCCGACCGCGAGCCGCTGCTCCGGGTGACCGGCCTGACCCGGCACTTCCCCGTCACCAAGGGCCTGCTGCGGCGCCAGGTCGCGGCGGTCCGCGCGGTGGACGGCATCGACCTGTCGGTCAACGCCGGCGAGACCCTCGGCGTGGTCGGCGAGTCCGGCTGCGGCAAGTCCACGATGGGCCGCCTGGTCACCCGGCTCGACGAGCCCACCGGCGGGAAGATCGAGTTCGAGGGCACCGACATCACCCACCTCGGGGTCCGGGCGATGCGGCCGCTGCGCCGCGACATCCAGATGATCTTCCAGGACCCGTACTCCTCGCTGAACCCGCGGCACACCGTCGGCACCATCGTCGGCGCGCCGTTCCGGCTGCAGAAGGTGGCCACCGAGGGCGGTGTGAAGAAGGCCGTGCAGGAGCTGCTGGAGCTCTGCGGCCTCAGCCCCGAGCACTACAACCGCTACCCGCACGAGTTCTCCGGCGGCCAGCGGCAGCGCATCGGCATCGCCCGGGCGCTGGCGCTCAAGCCCAAGATGATCGTCGCGGACGAGCCGGTCTCCGCCCTGGACGTCTCCATCCAGGCCCAGGTCGTCAACCTCCTCGACGACCTCCAGCAGGAGCTCGGCCTGACGTACCTGATCATCGCGCACGACCTCTCGGTGGTCCGGCACGTCTCCGACCGGGTCGCGGTGATGTACCTCGGCAAGGTGGTCGAGGTGGCCGACCGGGACTCGCTCTACTCCTCGCCGATGCACCCGTACACCAACGCGCTGATGTCGGCCGTCCCGGTGCCGGACCCGCGGCGCAAGGAGACCGGCGGCGGCCGGGAGCGGATCCTGCTCACCGGCGACGTCCCCTCGCCGCTCAACCCCCCGAGCGGCTGCCGCTTCCGCACCCGCTGCTGGAAGGCCCAGGACATCTGCGCCACCGAGCAGCCCGCCCTGGTCGCCGCCAAGCCCGGCCACCAGGTCGCCTGCCACTTCCCGGAGGGCGGCGCGTAG
- a CDS encoding SDR family oxidoreductase yields the protein MGAHLITGAGSGIGAVVAERLAERGEELWLLARDARRAAELRERYAGARTLVGDLADPAKLSWAFGHQQLPVELDSLLHIAGVVELGTVGELPVKAWQHQLNVNTVAPAEITRLLLPSLRLAKGQVVFVNSGAGLRADAMWAGYAASKFGVRALADALRAEEHDHGIRVTTVYPGRTSTPMQQKVHQQEGREYDPARWIDPASVATAILTAIDLPRDAEITEITVRPGR from the coding sequence ATGGGCGCACATCTGATCACCGGAGCGGGTTCCGGCATCGGCGCGGTGGTCGCCGAGCGGCTGGCCGAACGCGGCGAGGAGCTGTGGCTGCTGGCCCGCGACGCCCGCCGGGCCGCCGAGCTGCGCGAGCGGTACGCCGGCGCGCGGACCCTGGTCGGCGACCTCGCCGACCCGGCCAAGCTGTCCTGGGCGTTCGGCCACCAGCAGCTGCCGGTCGAGCTGGACTCGCTGCTGCACATCGCCGGCGTGGTCGAGCTGGGCACGGTCGGCGAGCTGCCGGTCAAGGCGTGGCAGCACCAGCTGAACGTCAACACCGTCGCCCCGGCCGAGATCACCCGGCTGCTGCTGCCCTCGCTGCGGCTGGCCAAGGGACAGGTGGTGTTCGTCAACTCCGGCGCGGGCCTGCGCGCGGACGCGATGTGGGCCGGCTACGCCGCCAGCAAGTTCGGCGTCCGGGCGCTGGCCGACGCGCTGCGGGCCGAGGAGCACGACCACGGGATCCGGGTCACCACCGTGTACCCCGGCCGGACCTCCACCCCGATGCAGCAGAAGGTGCACCAGCAGGAGGGCCGCGAGTACGACCCCGCGCGCTGGATCGACCCGGCGTCGGTGGCCACCGCGATCCTCACCGCGATCGACCTGCCGCGGGACGCCGAGATCACCGAGATCACCGTCCGCCCCGGCCGGTAG
- a CDS encoding cysteine desulfurase family protein, with protein sequence MAYLDHAATTPMLPEAIAAMGEHLGTVGNASSLHAAGRRARRVVEEARESLAASLGARPSEIVLTAGGTESDNLAVKGLYWARRDADPARIRVLCSPVEHHAVLDAVHWLSEHEGAAVEYLPVDEHGRVHPADLRAAIERDPDSVALVTVMWANNEVGTLQPVTELAAVAAEFGIPMHADAVQALGQVPLSFADSGLTALTVTGHKIGGPYGVGALLLARSAAPVPLLHGGGQERDVRSGTLDVPGAAAFAVAAELAVQRREGYAATVEALRDDLVASVLDAVPDAVLNGDPDPAGRLAANAHFSFPGCEGDALLMLLDAQGIECSTGSACSAGVPQPSHVLLAMGVDPRLARASLRFSLGHTSTRADLDALAAALPGAVTRARNAGLATSRR encoded by the coding sequence ATGGCATACCTCGACCACGCCGCCACCACGCCGATGCTCCCCGAGGCGATCGCCGCCATGGGCGAGCACCTTGGGACGGTCGGCAACGCCTCCTCCCTGCACGCGGCCGGCCGGCGGGCCCGCCGGGTGGTCGAGGAGGCCCGCGAGTCGCTCGCCGCCTCGCTCGGCGCCCGGCCCAGCGAGATCGTGCTGACCGCCGGCGGCACCGAGTCCGACAACCTCGCCGTCAAGGGCCTCTACTGGGCCCGCCGGGACGCCGACCCGGCCCGGATCCGGGTGCTGTGCAGCCCGGTCGAGCACCACGCCGTGCTCGACGCCGTCCACTGGCTCTCCGAGCACGAGGGCGCCGCCGTCGAGTACCTGCCCGTCGACGAGCACGGCCGGGTCCACCCCGCCGACCTGCGGGCCGCCATCGAGCGCGACCCCGACTCGGTCGCCCTGGTCACCGTCATGTGGGCCAACAACGAGGTCGGCACCCTCCAGCCGGTCACCGAACTCGCCGCCGTCGCCGCCGAGTTCGGCATCCCCATGCACGCCGACGCGGTGCAGGCGCTGGGCCAGGTCCCGCTCTCCTTCGCCGACTCCGGCCTCACCGCGCTCACCGTCACCGGCCACAAGATCGGCGGCCCGTACGGGGTCGGCGCCCTGCTGCTCGCGCGGAGCGCGGCACCCGTCCCGCTGCTGCACGGCGGCGGGCAGGAGCGGGACGTCCGCTCCGGCACCCTCGACGTGCCCGGCGCCGCCGCCTTCGCGGTCGCCGCGGAGCTCGCCGTCCAGCGGCGGGAGGGGTACGCGGCCACCGTCGAGGCCCTGCGGGACGACCTCGTCGCCTCGGTCCTCGACGCCGTCCCGGACGCCGTCCTCAACGGCGACCCGGACCCGGCCGGGCGGCTGGCGGCGAACGCGCACTTCTCGTTCCCCGGGTGCGAGGGGGACGCGCTGCTGATGCTGCTGGACGCGCAGGGGATCGAGTGCTCGACCGGGTCGGCGTGTTCGGCGGGGGTGCCGCAGCCGAGTCACGTGCTGCTGGCGATGGGGGTGGACCCGCGACTGGCCCGGGCCTCCCTGCGGTTCTCGCTCGGACACACCTCCACCCGGGCCGACCTCGACGCACTGGCGGCCGCCCTGCCCGGCGCCGTCACCCGCGCCCGCAACGCCGGACTCGCCACCTCCCGCCGGTAG